The proteins below come from a single Thunnus thynnus chromosome 10, fThuThy2.1, whole genome shotgun sequence genomic window:
- the nbeal2 gene encoding neurobeachin-like protein 2 isoform X3 has product MDWLISQCQLKDVGYLQQWLEAFVASFERLIDVQSLEPRRLEECSSEVPLLPREVLVFLSTQLWHSALHLSGAAEHNGSTPHPLLLIKFFIIVCRNMENIDPEKTPGFVFETIKLLNFCLDHLKKGQGEQSSLQSVVLYGLVLCESLFDPYQTWRRRLAGEEVSLLERNKYKFSPLALPEELPALFHESLQESEQIPELLTLRLVHLQGAVISGGKKNGLLSITPHSVEDLFSVLQVWCCRTFPVPKDTRLPRMTLQCLTAMIHLLHFSSPAERQVEIRTILESYFQLLNWNRPLSSEQQDRQSWEDSLICLQSQMLTAVPEILQCSDRPVLQAVFLNNNCFEHILRLIQNSKLFQSNRHRMEREVVSDLTTRLLTEVEVDQVWERGSDSITVHALGVLTAIMSNSPSAKEVFKERIGYSQLFDVLKSQGQPTKRLLQELMNMAVEGEHAHAHHLGISNDQPLLLLLQWLPDLFGQRDLQLLVAQWLAAVCGGSLSCRTVAVEAGMVGALLQVLSQPQSLDRQCADALLGLLQDLGSLCLRPEELKSLLRLLRVDQDNAAVVGRVHPYCTRIIRVLSAMAAREGQDSALQYFDLTPPMAGIMVPTVQRWPGSGFAFHAWLCLNMEFPSCHSDFNNRKPPANSGIGAQHDMGKGPRRKQLYSFFTASGTGLEAFFTMEGVLVVAVCTKKDYMAVALPEYPLADSCWHSVAIVHIPGRRPFGQNVVTIYIDGEQRKTAQLRFPSFSEPFTSCCIGSAGHRTTTTTTSPNLPTTSCSSPSPEFAFPAHAPSLIRSQSFPATFAGGRWGSLGDSPVQTIPAGLQDTEWGTPTSLDGLLGTAFICHEALQQTHTRALHAAGPNHVSLFKVDGEISDLNSKLLLYYTPQAFKSQICLDLSPNHQYDGRLTGHRVVNWDIKDVVNVVGGIGVLLPLLEQVCEAEQVYNGGQEISDLLGPELTSPRGPSMLLPLNKSAEGRLERNSIAAFLLMVKNLIRHHPVNQESLLQCHGPSIIGAMLSKIPGSMMDMNVFMACQLLLEQVTGNSPLLQQLYQHLLFDFRIWTKSHFAVCLAHVQYLSSVINKGKQRMKRKYGVQYILDTIRTYYSVEKDGSSLSDEKQTIQTSLFALLKDFLKSPTPEELHSVLAYILTVGEEQQVVRALDVLYELLRSNPPREQVQAVLLEWGVEQLYSLLLNPSFGDEARERVFRVLYKILKSERVSERNKQRIKLKDFGYLGLVCFLEDIPVTMTTVRCLYEQVLATDASPNFRDLLAVISLSHQAELTVRLDVCRKLFHLIYSNEDYVKQLAKQPGWQDVLTKLYVKESYESHAASLAGSSTHSSFEPNYRPPLRRDQSLVIEDARTEVFLSYHTSQDIEDEEEEDEGGQRDISEGFSDLSQSPPSGGGGTLKNFTGSLHFKSFDSVDQESHSSSLSNAVDITSSRPDDEGRDYQPLSPFGSPFDLELSVVGETGTHTPAGSLTNTPSPLEHCKPFPPLRPRKSSSLSNVLDDTSYGTDPPTGDTISNTSNPQQTPEEELCNLLTNIVFSVLWSGSGAEGTGDVVWRERGQVFSVLTKLGSSCQLVRPPDDIRRSLLEMMLESSLSDLRDAQGVSLPFCPSLVRLLRLLQDVLFAEGTDNYTLWSEKIFEGVVNLLDRLQAWHSTPGSPGNTELKEMAQIGLRIITGYIQQQHSQVCVMAFVKLHSLLQTVLCLSWEEVCFLLGQLGAPLWPGGVMDGTNCGHPETFSQLVPIVRTLLDQHADPTTLQNLLPNLPITNGSTTFAQDLKAYCHTLEWQGFYQQQVQPTMEQYKLDTFGRSHDIMSNFWNSCFDDLMSTAFRRDKDRSDSKSKFQEVIVDPYLKRVRSENNRYLICQKQSSSQQGVVWQHWKALRRLLTSERGAWAKRVQPEVKWKLSNAETYSKMRLKLVPNYHYDPHSEASALRDNMGADSPRSSEPLPLAVAKEAKVSDMEDDQLGEEDLVFLDDKVEGEDESQREKLVLSEDCELITIVAVVPGRLEVTTHHLYFYDGSSEKEETEEGIGFDFKRPLSQLREVHLRRYNLRRSALELFFIDQAHYFINFRKKVRNKVYSRILGLRPPNLFYFGSRSPQELLKASGLTQKWVCREISNFEYLMQLNTIAGRTYNDLSQYPVFPWVLCDYTSPTLDLEDPSVFRDLSKPIGVVNPRHAQNVREKYESFEDPTGTIDKFHYGTHYSNAAGVMHYMIRMEPFTTLHIQLQSGRFDCADRQFHSVAAAWQARMESPADVKELIPEFFYFPEFLQNMNGFDLGHLQISQDPVADVLLPCWATSREDFIRKHRKALECEHVSSHLHEWIDLIFGYKQRGEEAVDALNVFYYCTYEGAVDLDAIANETERKALEGIISNFGQTPCQLLKEPHPPRMSAENAARRQARLDTLPLNIFDQLSKLRPFMEVVSDGLPLVQAVVPKSQTHSFIIQGSDILVTVSSNGLIGTHSWLPYDKNIANYFTFTKDPTLTNPKTQRFLSGPFSPGVEISAQVLVVSNDGRLLFSGGHWDCSLRITQLGRGKLVGRICRHIDVVTCLALDLCGIYLISGSRDTSCIVWQVLQQGGFSSGLSPRPVQVLCGHDQEVTCVAISTELNMAVSGSKDGTVIVHTVRRGQSLRTLRPPGDSCVPAQISELQVGMEGHIVVQTSLEERPNRKGKYSIYVYSVNGCLLSSFTMEEQVTALHLVSEYIILGTIQGSLHIRDLCSLDAAVPPLALKVPVRSVSVTKECSHILVGLEDGKLIVVGAGKPEEVRSGQFPRRLWGSTRRISQVSAGETEYNPTENAGK; this is encoded by the exons GGACACCCGGCTCCCACGGATGACTTTGCAGTGCCTGACCGCAATGATCCACCTCCTGCACTTTAGCAGCCCTGCGGAGCGGCAGGTGGAGATCAGGACGATACTGGAGAGCTACTTCCAGCTCCTCAACTGGAACCGTCCGCTCAGCAGTGAGCAGCAAGACAGGCAGAGCTGGGAGGACAGCCTGATCTGCCTTCAGAGCCAAATGCTAA ctGCTGTTCCTGAGATCTTGCAGTGCTCTGACAGACCAGTCCTGCAGGCTGTCTTCCTCAACAACAACTGCTTTGAACACATCCTCAGGCTCATTCAGAACAGCAAG cTCTTTCAGAGCAACAGGCATAGGATGGAGCGTGAGGTTGTGAGTGACCTCACTACACGTTTACTCACAGAGGTCGAAGTGGACCAG GTGTGGGAGAGAGGATCAGACAGTATTACAGTTCATGCCTTAGGAGTCCTCACAGCTATAATGAGTAACTCTCCCTCTGCTAAG GAGGTTTTCAAGGAGAGGATTGGCTACTCCCAGCTGTTTGACGTGCTCAAGAGTCAAGGTCAACCCACCAAAAGGCTGCTGCAGGAGCTAATGAACATG GCAGTGGAGGGTGAACATGCCCACGCACATCACTTGGGCATCAGTAATGACCAGCCtttgctgctgctcctgcagtGGCTGCCTGACCTGTTTGGTCAGCGGGACCTGCAGCTGCTGGTGGCTCAGTGGCTGGCTGCTGTATGTGGCGGTTCCTTATCCTGTCGCACCGTGGCTGTGGAGGCAGGAATGGTGGGGGCTCTGCTGCAGGTGCTCTCACAGCCTCAGAGTCTGGACAGGCAGTGTGCAGATGCCCTGCTGGGCCTCCTGCAGGACTTGGGCTCCCTGTGTCTGAGGCCAGAGGAGCTGAAGAGCCTGCTCAGACTGCTCAGGGTGGATCAAGACAATGCTGCAGTGGTAGGAAGGGTGCACCCCTACTGCACTCGAATCATCCGAGTGCTCTCGGCCATGGCAGCGAGAGAAGGCCAGGACAGTGCCTTGCAGTACTTTGATCTTACACCCCCTATGGCAGGTATTATGGTACCTACAGTCCAGCGCTGGCCAGGCAGCGGCTTTGCGTTTCATGCCTGGCTTTGCCTCAATATGGAGTTCCCTTCCTGTCACTCTGACTTTAACAACCGTAAACCTCCTGCCAACTCTGGCATAGGAGCTCAGCATGACATGGGAAAGGGACCGCGTAGAAAGCAGCTGTACAG TTTCTTCACAGCAAGTGGGACTGGGCTAGAAGCCTTCTTCACCATGGAGGGTGTGCTGGTTGTGGCTGTTTGCACTAAGAAAGATTACATGGCTGTCGCGCTGCCAGAGTACCCACTAGCTGACTCCTGCTGG CATTCGGTGGCTATAGTCCATATCCCAGGCCGCCGTCCTTTTGGCCAGAACGTTGTCACCATCTACATCGATGGAGAGCAGCGCAAAACTGCTCAGCTTCGCTTTCCATCTTTCAGTGAG CCTTTTACCTCCTGCTGCATCGGCTCTGCAGGCCACCGAACCACTACCACCACTACCTCCCCCAATCTGCCTACAACCTCATGCTCCAGCCCGTCACCCGAGTTTGCCTTCCCTGCCCACGCCCCCTCCCTCATCCGTTCCCAGTCCTTTCCAGCCACCTTTGCAGGAGGCCGCTGGGGGTCTTTGGGTGACTCCCCAGTGCAAACCATCCCGGCGGGACTCCAGGATACAGAATGGGGAACACCCACGTCTCTGGATGGGCTCCTGGGCACTGCCTTCATTTGCCATGAGGCTCTGCAGCAAACTCACACAAGAGCTCTACATgctgcag GCCCCAATCACGTGTCCTTATTCAAAGTGGATGGAGAGATATCTGATCTGAACAGCAAGCTTCTGCTCTACTACACTCCACAG GCCTTCAAGAGCCAGATATGTCTGGACCTGTCTCCTAATCACCAATATGATGGCAGGCTGACAGGACACAGAGTAGTGAACTGGGACATCAAG GATGTTGTAAATGTGGTAGGAGGTATCGGGGTTTTGCTGCCCCTGCTCGAACAAGTATGTGAAGCCGAGCAGGTTTACAATGGCGGTCAGGAGATCTCAGACCTACTCGGACCAGAGCTCACCTCCCCTCGAGGCCCCTCCATGCTGCTGCCGCTGAACAAGTCCGCAG aggGCAGACTAGAGAGAAACAGCATTGCTGCCTTCCTGCTGATGGTGAAAAACTTGATTCGTCATCACCCTGTCAATCAGGAGAGCCTGCTGCAATGCCACGGGCCAAGCATCATAGGAGCCATGCTAAGCAAA ATTCCAGGCAGCATGATGGACATGAACGTTTTTATGGCATGTCAGCTGTTGCTGGAGCAGGTAACAGGCAACAGCCCACTTCTGCAGCAACTCTACCAGCACCTGCTCTTTGATTTCCGAATCTGGACTAAAAGCCATTTCGCCGTTTGTCTGG CTCATGTCCAGTACCTGTCATCTGTGATAAACAAAGGCAAGCAGCGCATGAAGAGGAAATATGGGGTTCAATACATTCTGGATACCATTCGCACGTACTACAG TGTGGAGAAAGATGGCAGCAGCCTGTCTGATGAGAAGCAGACGATTCAGACTTCTCTGTTTGCCTTGCTGAAAGACTTTCTCAAGTCTCCTACGCCAGAGGAGCTTCACAGTGTCCTCGCCTATATTCTGACTGTAGGAGAGGAGCAACAG GTGGTGAGGGCCTTGGACGTCTTGTACGAGCTCTTGCGGAGCAACCCTCCTCGTGAGCAGGTGCAGGCCGTGCTGCTGGAGTGGGGCGTGGAGCAGCTTTACAGTCTGTTGCTCAACCCGAGCTTCGGAGACGAAGCCAGAGAGAGGGTCTTCAGG GTTCTATACAAAATCCTCAAGAGTGAGCGAGTGTCGGAGCGCAACAAGCAGCGCATTAAGCTGAAGGATTTCGGCTATCTTGGCCTGGTTTGTTTTCTTGAAGACATTCCCGTAACCATGACGACTGTGCGATGTCTGTATGAGCAGGTCCTTGCTACAG ATGCGAGCCCTAACTTCAGAGACCTTCTGGCTGTGATCAGTCTGTCCCATCAAGCTGAGCTCACTGTTCGCTTGGATGTCTGTCGCAAG CTCTTTCATCTGATCTACTCCAATGAGGATTATGTGAAGCAGCTTGCTAAACAGCCTGGCTGGCAGGATGTTCTTACCAAGCTCTACGTAAAAGAGTCCTACGAGTCCCACGCTGCCAGCCTCGCAGGCTCCAGCACCCACAGTTCCTTTGAGCCAAACTACCGGCCTCCACTGCGCAGGGATCAGTCCCTGGTCATAGAGGACGCTCGCACGGAAGTCTTCCTGAGCTACCACACCTCTCAAGACAtcgaggacgaggaggaggaggatgaaggtgGTCAGCGGGACATCTCAGAAGGGTTCTCCGATTTATCCCAGTCACCTCCTAGTGGAGGTGGAGGCACGCTGAAGAACTTCACGGGCTCCCTCCATTTCAAGTCGTTTGATTCAGTGGACCAGGAGAGTCACTCGTCCTCCCTCTCCAATGCAGTTGATATCACTTCGTCTCGCCCCGATGACGAGGGGAGAGACTACCAGCCCCTCTCCCCCTTCGGTTCACCCTTTGATTTAGAGCTAAGTGTTGTGGGAGAGACTGGTACACACACCCCTGCGGGTAGTCTGACAAACACACCATCCCCTCTAGAGCACTGCAAACCCTTTCCACCGCTCAGACCCAGGAAGAGCTCCAGTCTATCCAACGTGCTGGACGACACCAGCTATGGGACAGATCCTCCAactggagacacaatctctaATACGTCCAACCCACAG CAGACCCCAGAGGAGGAGCTGTGTAACCTGCTCACCAACATCGTCTTCTCCGTGCTGTGGAGCGGCAGCGGGGCAGAGGGCACCGGGGATGTGgtgtggagagaaagaggacagGTCTTCTCTGTTCTCACCAAACTGGGCTCCTCCTGCCAACTGGTTCGCCCGCCTGATGACATCAGACGCAG TCTGTTGGAGATGATGCTGGAATCGTCTTTGTCAGACCTGAGGGACGCCCAGGGAGTGTCTCTGCCTTTCTGTCCCAGCCTGGTGAGGCTCCTCAGGCTGCTGCAGGACGTCCTCTTTGCTGAGGGTACAGACAATTACACACTGTGGAGTGAAAAG ATCTTTGAGGGGGTGGTGAACCTGCTGGACAGGTTGCAGGCCTGGCACAGCACCCCTGGAAGCCCCGGGAACACCGAACTGAAGGAAATGGCCCAGATAGGCCTGCGTATCATCACCGGCTATATCCAACAGCAGCACTCACAG GTGTGTGTGATGGCCTTTGTGAAGCTCCACAGCCTGCTCCAGACAGTGCTGTGTCTGAGCTGGGAGGAGGTGTGCTTCCTGCTGGGACAGCTTGGTGCCCCCCTGTGGCCAGGAGGTGTAATGGATGGCACCAACTGTGGGCACCCCGAGACTTTCTCCCAGCTGGTGCCCATCGTGCGTACGCTGCTTGACCAGCATGCCGACCCCACCACCCTCCAGAACCTGCTGCCAAACCTACCCATCACCAATGGCAGCACCACCTTCGCCCAAGACCTGAAGGCTTACTGTCACACGCTGGAGTGGCAAGGGTTTTACCAGCAGCAG GTTCAGCCTACCATGGAGCAGTACAAACTGGACACATTTGGGAGGAGCCATGACATCATGTCCAATTTCTGGAATTCCTGCTTTGACGACCTGATGAGTACGGCTTTTAGACGGGACAAAGACAGATCAGACAGCAAATCTAAGTTTCAG GAAGTGATTGTCGACCCCTACCTGAAGCGAGTCAGAAGTGAGAACAACCGGTACCTCATTTGTCAGAAGCAGAGCTCCAGCCAGCAGGGGGTGGTGTGGCAGCACTGGAAAGCTCTCCGCAGGCTTTTGACCAGTGAGAGAGGAGCATGGGCCAAGAG AGTTCAGCCTGAGGTAAAGTGGAAATTGTCCAATGCAGAGACCTATTCAAAGATGCGTCTCAAACTTGTGCCGAACTACCACTACGACCCTCACAGTGAGGCCAGTGCCCTGAGAGACAACATGG GAGCTGACAGTCCTCGGAGCTCTGAGCCTCTCCCGTTGGCTGTTGCCAAGGAAGCAAAAGTAAGCGACATGGAGGACGATCAGTTAGGTGAAGAGGACCTTGTCTTTCTGGATGACAA GGTtgaaggagaggatgagagcCAGAGAGAAAAACTGGTTCTGTCTGAAGACTGTGAACTTATCACCATCGTGGCGGTTGTTCCAGGTCGTCTGGAGGTTACCACACACCACCTTTACTTCTATGACGGCAGCAGTGAGAAAGAAGAGACTGAGGAGG GAATCGGGTTTGACTTCAAGAGACCTCTGTCTCAGCTCAGAGAAGTCCATTTAAGGCGCTACAACCTGCGACGCTCTGCGCTGGAGCTTTTCTTCATAGACCAGGCTCACTACTTCATCAACTTCAGAAAAAAG GTACGAAACAAAGTGTATTCAAGGATTCTGGGGCTGCGGCCTCCCAACCTATTTTACTTTGGCTCCCGCTCCCCCCAAGAGCTCCTGAAGGCATCCGGGCTTACACAG AAATGGGTTTGCAGAGAAATCTCCAATTTTGAGTATTTGATGCAACTGAACACCATTGCTGGACGCACTTACAACGACCTGTCGCAGTATCCTGTG TTCCCCTGGGTCCTGTGTGACTACACCTCTCCCACTCTGGATCTCGAGGACCCATCGGTTTTCAGAGACTTGTCCAAACCCATTGGTGTGGTCAACCCTCGCCATGCACAGAATGTCAGAGAAAA ATATGAGAGCTTTGAGGACCCAACAGGCACCATTGACAAATTCCACTATGGCACACACTACTCTAATGCAGCAGGAGTCATGCACTACATGATCCGCATGGAGCCATTCACCACCCTGCATATCCAGCTGCAGAGTGGCAG gTTTGactgtgcagacagacagttcCACTCAGTGGCAGCAGCCTGGCAGGCTCGCATGGAGAGTCCAGCTGACGTCAAAGAGCTTATCCCAGAGTTCTTCTACTTCCCAGAGTTCCTGCAGAACATGAATG GCTTCGACCTGGGACATTTGCAGATATCTCAGGACCCGGTGGCAGATGTTCTGCTGCCTTGCTGGGCCACATCAAGAGAAGACTTCATCAGGAAACACAGGAAAGCCCTG GAATGTGAGCATGTGTCAAGTCACCTCCATGAGTGGATTGACCTGATCTTTGGCTACAAGCAGAGAGGCGAAGAGGCAGTAGATGCCCTCAATGTCTTCTACTACTGCACTTATGAGG GTGCAGTAGATCTGGATGCAATTGCCAACGAGACAGAGCGAAAGGCCCTGGAGGGCATCATCAGCAACTTTGGACAGACTCCCTGTCAGCTTCTCAAG GAGCCTCACCCTCCTCGCATGTCAGCTGAGAATGCAGCTAGGCGGCAGGCCCGCCTGGACACTCTGCCCCTCAATATCTTTGATCAGCTCAGTAAACTACGACCATTTATGGAG GTGGTGAGTGATGGCCTTCCTCTGGTCCAGGCAGTGGTACCGAAGAGCCAGACTCACTCCTTCATCATCCAGGGCTCAGATATACTG gTGACTGTGAGCTCAAACGGTTTAATAGGAACACACAGCTGGCTGCCATATGACAAGAACATTGCCAACTACTTCACCTTCACTAAGGACCCCACTTTGACTAATCCAAA AACGCAGCGTTTCTTGAGCGGACCTTTCTCTCCCGGTGTGGAGATCAGCGCCCAGGTGCTGGTGGTGTCCAATGACGGACGTCTGCTGTTTAGCGGAGGACACTGGGACTGCAGTCTCCGCATCACCCAACTGGGCAGGGGCAAGCTGGTGGGCAGGATCTGCCGGCACATAG ATGTTGTTACTTGCTTGGCTCTGGATCTCTGTGGCATCTACCTCATCTCTGGTTCAAGGGACACATCCTGTATAGTGTGGCAGGTTCTACAGCAG GGTGGCTTCTCCAGTGGCTTGTCTCCTCGGCCGGTGCAGGTCCTCTGTGGACATGACCAGGAGGTCACCTGTGTGGCCATCAGCACTGAACTGAACATGGCTGTctcagggtcaaag GATGGGACTGTGATAGTGCACACTGTCAGACGAGGCCAGTCCCTGCGAACGCTGAGGCCTCCGGGTGACAGCTGTGTGCCTGCCCAAATCTCAGAGCTCCAGGTGGGCATGGAAGGCCACATTGTGGTACAGACCTCGCTGGAGGAACGCCCTAATAGGAAG GGCAAGTACTCCATCTATGTTTACTCAGTTAACGGCTGTCTGCTGTCTTCCTTCACCATGGAGGAGCAGGTGACTGCTCTCCACTTGGTGTCTGAATACATCATCCTCGGCACCATTCAGGGCAGCCTCCACATAAGAGATTTATGCAG CCTGGATGCTGCAGTACCGCCCCTGGCCTTGAAGGTCCCCGTGAGGAGTGTGTCTGTCACCAAAGAGTGCAGCCACATCCTCGTGGGACTAGAGGACGGGAAGTTAATAGTGGTGGGGGCAGGGAAGCCAGAGGAG GTTCGCTCAGGACAATTCCCTCGTCGCCTTTGGGGCTCCACACGCCGCATCTCTCAGGTGTCTGCAGGTGAAACTGAGTACAATCCCACTGAGAATGCTGGCAAATGA